A stretch of Rhodohalobacter mucosus DNA encodes these proteins:
- a CDS encoding macro domain-containing protein, whose amino-acid sequence MTELKKPKITFCDNNPDVVNSLREAFSAESNVYFVEGNILDYARDTIFSPANSLGFMDGGVDHDYVRFFGIKIQNSVKEVFAARPEGFVPVGAAELVLTGHETIPRLILAPTMFEPMVIPSYNIFRSFRAALKKYRKLGLEGEIFTPGFGTGIGHVSAEDAAKMMLMAYQSVFQHNEAE is encoded by the coding sequence ATGACTGAATTGAAAAAACCAAAAATAACTTTTTGTGACAATAATCCGGATGTTGTGAACTCGTTAAGGGAGGCTTTTTCTGCAGAGTCTAATGTGTATTTTGTCGAAGGAAATATTCTGGACTATGCCCGTGATACAATCTTTTCGCCTGCAAACAGCTTAGGTTTTATGGATGGCGGAGTAGATCATGATTATGTTCGATTTTTTGGGATTAAAATACAAAACAGCGTGAAAGAGGTATTCGCTGCCCGGCCAGAAGGATTTGTGCCCGTTGGGGCAGCCGAATTGGTACTCACAGGGCATGAAACGATTCCGAGACTTATTTTGGCACCCACGATGTTTGAACCTATGGTTATACCGTCATATAACATTTTTCGTTCATTCCGTGCAGCTCTGAAAAAATACCGGAAACTAGGTTTAGAAGGGGAGATTTTTACACCCGGATTCGGGACCGGAATTGGCCACGTCTCAGCAGAGGATGCAGCAAAAATGATGCTTATGGCTTATCAGTCAGTATTTCAACACAATGAAGCTGAGTAA
- a CDS encoding DUF4407 domain-containing protein, whose translation MSDDMNPITDFFLWCSMTDQSALEKLPSDHYESSRNIQLQLGIFVFLTAFFALISGTYAAYIITESVYSALPLGLLFSAFVFSLDRFIVSQFNKWTLLPRLILAMVLAIIIAIPLELRINREPIHEAIQEETRIYNEELRESLSIRYGLPRIQDRIEELIEIRSIYREDRDRQRIRMEAEETGEIVAGWGSGIPGKGDLYDAAEKRLESVQIKLDELQIELVNQEAKEREVLAEISQAFREKKEDVNQGLAKNIKVLESLKQEDEILWRVGWGLKILFLLFEISPLFMKALNESYYSRSIRLNNEKDRFEKKAKRKIIKNEMKAAIADHEDIVNTSINNKDSSKFSIDDARDTYRLFKEKNSSTSAFTNSLNKAATNKNGHKRKPRSKAHQNGQIPLNPITILVIGITLFILAELLTPIAPVQQMMGAAMLTVPKPALQLLIGEKAAENFMNADSLLALYQSKPEIRSAEGDLIYAGTPPNGLPATFSEILIYTENHRFKRVFVIDYFRTLREMFDRVFHKRIPKGTSGITQQLARGVILDNYERNLLRKVKELLIATGLRKKYTDEELIEFYAYSVFLGRDLKGFHQAAYEYFNRSLNQLTTKQMVALVAILPAPNTYINNSDKFEQRYNSVVNRLADSGIFTDFEINQLAAQIPSIHVSNGAFEQRMTMRQADIYLTQMFGDRKIIQTTLDADISSIARNTLLGMTDDVMSITGVTDADGFILISHNQKLIAMIGSVDPFGTNQATQVSVWAPGSVLKPLIYSEFLNQGNTLYTKVPVQPRIFATERNGNWHVENSQVLSQDIKDVTVLEALSSSLNVPVAEIAVSPVSSELRNKLSDTVLRGYFDDNPASFLGPKAVRPIDLFHVLHAFVPPLGSIPNQLQMKLNQETKMKKLWEEDIARDIVFGMSQSVEHPSGVLHPTVQSIGWSGDMIAGKTGTTQQNRSASLFITTPGEISILAGVFSRSGQPLRSIQPEYANITGSFIARYMDEILKSESLQELTDNLTFLASLDSND comes from the coding sequence ATGAGTGATGATATGAATCCCATTACTGATTTTTTCCTATGGTGCAGCATGACTGATCAGTCCGCACTAGAAAAACTGCCGTCTGATCATTACGAATCCTCAAGAAATATTCAGTTGCAGCTTGGCATATTTGTTTTTCTAACCGCTTTCTTTGCCCTTATTTCTGGCACATATGCAGCCTACATCATTACAGAAAGCGTGTACTCTGCACTTCCACTAGGTCTGTTATTTTCTGCGTTTGTTTTTTCATTAGACCGCTTTATTGTAAGTCAATTCAATAAATGGACACTTCTGCCACGCCTTATACTGGCAATGGTACTTGCCATTATTATCGCTATACCTTTGGAGCTAAGAATCAACCGAGAACCCATCCATGAAGCCATTCAAGAAGAGACAAGAATCTATAATGAAGAGCTCAGAGAAAGTCTATCCATTCGATACGGACTTCCTCGCATCCAGGATCGTATTGAAGAACTTATAGAAATACGATCCATCTACAGAGAAGATAGAGACCGCCAGAGAATCCGTATGGAAGCTGAAGAAACAGGAGAAATTGTTGCAGGATGGGGTAGCGGAATTCCAGGAAAAGGGGATTTATACGATGCTGCCGAAAAACGACTTGAGTCAGTACAGATTAAACTAGATGAATTGCAAATTGAACTTGTTAATCAAGAGGCAAAAGAGAGAGAAGTGCTGGCTGAAATCAGTCAAGCATTTCGTGAAAAAAAAGAAGATGTAAACCAGGGATTAGCAAAAAACATAAAGGTTTTAGAGTCTCTAAAACAGGAAGATGAAATTCTTTGGCGTGTGGGTTGGGGACTTAAAATACTCTTTCTCCTATTTGAAATCAGTCCACTTTTCATGAAAGCGCTTAATGAAAGTTATTACAGCAGGAGTATCAGACTAAATAATGAAAAAGACAGATTTGAAAAAAAAGCAAAACGAAAAATCATAAAAAATGAAATGAAGGCAGCTATTGCCGACCATGAAGACATCGTAAACACGTCTATTAATAATAAGGATTCTTCCAAATTTAGCATCGACGATGCAAGAGATACATATAGATTGTTTAAGGAAAAGAATTCTTCAACAAGTGCATTTACAAATTCATTGAATAAGGCTGCCACGAATAAAAACGGGCATAAAAGAAAACCCCGGTCTAAAGCCCACCAAAATGGTCAAATCCCTTTAAATCCAATAACAATTCTTGTCATAGGGATTACTCTTTTCATTTTAGCAGAACTTTTAACACCAATTGCTCCTGTTCAACAAATGATGGGAGCTGCAATGTTGACAGTACCCAAACCTGCATTACAACTTTTAATTGGAGAAAAAGCGGCAGAAAATTTCATGAACGCCGACTCTCTGTTGGCACTTTACCAATCAAAGCCTGAAATCCGCTCGGCTGAAGGGGATCTTATTTATGCCGGTACACCGCCAAATGGACTGCCTGCGACATTTAGTGAAATACTTATTTACACCGAAAATCATAGATTCAAACGGGTTTTTGTCATCGATTACTTTCGAACACTTCGAGAGATGTTCGACCGAGTATTTCACAAACGAATACCCAAAGGAACCAGCGGTATCACTCAGCAGCTTGCAAGGGGCGTTATTCTAGACAACTATGAGCGGAACTTGCTTCGTAAGGTCAAAGAACTCCTGATAGCTACAGGTCTTCGAAAAAAATACACAGATGAAGAATTGATAGAGTTCTACGCATACAGCGTCTTTCTGGGTCGAGATCTGAAAGGCTTCCACCAGGCAGCTTATGAATACTTCAATCGATCACTAAACCAACTAACAACTAAGCAGATGGTTGCCCTGGTCGCTATTCTTCCTGCCCCTAACACCTATATTAATAACTCTGATAAATTTGAACAAAGATACAACTCAGTAGTAAACCGACTTGCCGATAGCGGAATCTTCACTGATTTTGAAATAAATCAATTAGCAGCTCAAATTCCTTCTATACATGTAAGCAATGGGGCATTTGAACAGCGTATGACGATGAGACAAGCTGATATTTACCTGACACAAATGTTTGGCGATAGAAAGATTATTCAAACGACATTGGATGCAGACATAAGCTCCATAGCCAGGAATACCCTTCTCGGAATGACAGATGATGTTATGTCAATTACAGGTGTCACGGACGCAGATGGCTTCATACTCATATCACACAATCAAAAGCTCATCGCCATGATTGGTTCCGTTGACCCTTTTGGCACAAACCAAGCTACACAAGTTTCTGTATGGGCACCGGGGTCGGTACTTAAGCCCCTGATATACTCCGAATTTTTAAATCAGGGCAATACACTCTATACAAAAGTTCCCGTACAACCCCGGATCTTCGCGACAGAAAGAAATGGAAATTGGCACGTAGAAAATTCACAAGTGCTATCCCAAGACATAAAAGATGTGACAGTGTTGGAAGCACTAAGTTCATCCTTAAATGTGCCAGTCGCAGAGATCGCAGTTAGCCCGGTTTCATCTGAATTGAGAAACAAGCTTTCAGATACGGTTCTCAGGGGTTATTTTGATGATAACCCTGCCTCATTTTTGGGCCCAAAAGCAGTACGACCCATCGATCTATTCCATGTACTACATGCATTCGTACCGCCTTTAGGCAGCATCCCAAATCAACTTCAGATGAAGCTTAATCAGGAGACCAAGATGAAAAAGTTGTGGGAAGAAGATATAGCCAGAGACATCGTATTTGGAATGTCTCAGAGTGTAGAACATCCGTCCGGAGTACTTCACCCGACAGTTCAATCCATTGGTTGGTCAGGAGATATGATAGCTGGAAAAACAGGCACAACTCAACAAAATAGATCAGCTTCTTTATTTATTACAACTCCGGGTGAAATTTCCATCCTGGCTGGGGTTTTTAGCCGTAGCGGGCAACCTCTTCGATCAATTCAACCTGAATATGCAAACATTACAGGTTCCTTTATAGCTAGATACATGGATGAAATCCTTAAGTCCGAATCTTTACAAGAACTAACAGACAATCTCACTTTTTTGGCAAGTCTAGATTCTAATGACTAA
- a CDS encoding alpha/beta fold hydrolase — translation MIFLHGWLHSGRVWKDIAEHFSSAFTTFEVDLPGFGKSSPIQPQNVTMTSYAEYIYHFINEVTNHTQKPVIVADSLSAILCLHILSNHKFKFRHLFLLGCPSDGLPNYIPALSKFIQLNWILRALRGLPDRVLKIFVKDLNVITLWNRSIDANPLIYSIKNVDPQSAHNLLAIMLEPYSPEINYPTSKITLLRGQYDRLAKPKTLEKLSAHLNDAPIIEIPDSGHSVMLENPLKLIECISNHLE, via the coding sequence ATGATTTTTCTTCACGGCTGGCTCCACTCCGGACGGGTTTGGAAAGATATTGCAGAACATTTTTCATCTGCATTTACAACATTTGAGGTTGACCTTCCGGGTTTTGGGAAATCATCCCCTATTCAGCCTCAAAATGTTACCATGACATCTTATGCTGAGTATATTTATCACTTTATAAACGAAGTAACCAATCACACTCAAAAACCGGTCATTGTCGCTGATTCGCTGAGTGCCATTCTTTGTCTTCACATACTATCAAATCATAAATTTAAGTTTCGGCACCTATTCTTGTTGGGTTGTCCATCAGATGGTCTGCCTAATTACATTCCTGCATTATCAAAATTCATTCAACTTAACTGGATTCTAAGGGCTTTGCGTGGCCTACCGGATCGGGTGTTAAAGATCTTTGTAAAGGATCTAAATGTTATAACACTCTGGAATCGCTCAATCGATGCAAACCCATTGATATACTCCATAAAGAATGTCGACCCACAATCCGCCCATAACCTATTGGCTATCATGCTAGAGCCTTACAGTCCAGAAATCAACTACCCTACTTCTAAAATTACACTCTTGAGAGGTCAATATGACCGTTTGGCTAAACCAAAAACATTGGAGAAATTGTCTGCTCATTTAAACGACGCCCCAATCATAGAAATACCGGATTCAGGTCATAGTGTGATGCTGGAGAACCCGTTAAAGTTGATTGAATGCATAAGCAACCATCTTGAATAA
- a CDS encoding CHAT domain-containing protein yields MDEEAKRLVQQAKIHINKAEWDLAKHPLMKARHLFRALEAKSPGEYTYWLALVVDLLGLCHQHLSNYKQAEKLFKKALSLYIRLELIEPGRHTSLLASSANNLGSSLENQDKLKHAQEVINYSHQLYLVLESRDPGRYTLELAQTAFNFGKIFLDQRKESLAEEPFKKALKLYKQLETANSGRFNDMVAITSLNLGLSLIRQYKNEQSEKFFRLANRLFELLENLSPGKHTTGLARSTLNLGQCLIKQNKFIKAENPCRQALQFHEKIESINPGCFTNNFAVAAFNLGSCLSGLQKWSESLQRLEQAEQLDPQNAFGVKWNSLRVQSHVYLVIGRYELAHETILRALQEFNTHRAGLPTAGERLALQNTYAILFEQVQKVLLHEQVADFRQAFHWHCHKGRTLSEQIRFGHSGSGEYPLPCPVVAEPVQLALSLKRSLMSNYLGGRPLLVSYSFTGRDRLVVYLVPLWQVQEDRELPLSVKSFSLPDDTIRQLYLALSRSQWLEEYMSRGGSTSSQDEPFMWGTRSRQDAFTQAGPLTHQDFDAPVGDKQSDDPPWWDETLEEAKYQLWKTADELNITDDWDQGSFSWPAVRATKDLSLRAKRGRFLAMARKKMHHWAVQTTADRILQPWIDELNELEELPTEILIEPHGMLHVLPLQSAPVHWYDGQPQPGPLASQVPTRITPALSLAVHLSGKQPQDTPSAKRLLIAGPPLDSGLDHGEDECTMLSALVPEAILLQGRQMRLPGLRRQLQDQTISVLHLVTHGVYDGSDPAASYIQLDGQTLSARQLLDGELDLTGVDLVYLSSCEGTYGEGDLNDEVMGLVYGLLAAGARCVIGYLWPIDDNRSRAIAEQFYRRWLTRPQSAGQAYGQTLQWLQQTHPAWFQDDAAGWIMHGDASVEYGKS; encoded by the coding sequence ATGGATGAAGAGGCTAAAAGGCTAGTTCAACAAGCTAAAATTCATATTAATAAGGCTGAGTGGGACCTGGCCAAGCATCCCCTCATGAAAGCTCGTCATCTATTCAGGGCTCTTGAAGCAAAGAGTCCTGGGGAGTACACCTATTGGTTAGCCTTAGTGGTTGATCTTCTAGGGCTTTGTCATCAACATCTAAGTAATTACAAACAGGCCGAAAAACTCTTCAAAAAAGCATTATCACTCTACATTCGACTCGAACTAATTGAACCTGGAAGACATACCTCACTTCTGGCTTCATCAGCAAATAATCTTGGAAGTAGTCTTGAAAATCAAGATAAATTAAAACATGCCCAAGAAGTCATCAATTATTCACATCAGCTTTATCTGGTTCTAGAATCGAGAGATCCAGGGAGATATACACTCGAACTAGCTCAAACAGCGTTTAATTTTGGAAAAATATTTCTGGATCAAAGAAAGGAGTCCTTAGCTGAGGAGCCTTTCAAAAAAGCACTCAAACTATATAAGCAACTTGAAACTGCCAACTCAGGTAGATTCAATGATATGGTGGCAATTACCTCATTAAATTTGGGTTTAAGTTTAATCAGACAATATAAGAATGAGCAGTCTGAAAAATTCTTCAGGCTAGCGAATAGACTGTTCGAACTCTTAGAGAATTTATCTCCAGGGAAGCATACCACAGGTTTAGCAAGATCGACATTAAATCTTGGGCAGTGTCTTATTAAACAAAACAAGTTTATAAAAGCTGAAAATCCATGCCGCCAAGCGTTGCAGTTTCATGAGAAAATTGAATCGATTAATCCGGGTTGCTTCACAAATAATTTTGCAGTGGCAGCATTTAATCTCGGTTCTTGCCTATCTGGTCTTCAAAAATGGTCTGAATCATTGCAGCGCCTTGAGCAGGCTGAGCAACTGGATCCGCAGAACGCTTTTGGGGTGAAATGGAATAGTTTACGCGTGCAAAGTCATGTATATCTTGTTATTGGTAGGTATGAGCTTGCGCACGAGACCATTTTACGGGCCCTGCAGGAGTTCAACACCCATCGGGCGGGCCTTCCAACGGCCGGTGAGCGGCTAGCCTTGCAAAACACGTATGCAATTTTATTCGAGCAGGTTCAAAAAGTGTTGCTGCACGAACAGGTCGCCGACTTCCGGCAGGCCTTCCACTGGCACTGCCACAAAGGGCGAACCCTGAGCGAACAAATCAGGTTTGGCCACTCCGGCTCCGGCGAGTACCCCCTGCCCTGCCCTGTCGTGGCTGAGCCTGTGCAGCTGGCCTTGTCGCTTAAACGATCACTGATGAGCAACTATCTAGGCGGGCGCCCCCTGCTGGTCAGCTACAGCTTTACCGGCCGCGACCGGCTGGTCGTCTATCTGGTACCCCTGTGGCAGGTGCAAGAAGACCGCGAGCTGCCTCTGTCTGTTAAATCCTTCTCCCTGCCCGACGATACCATCCGCCAGCTCTACCTGGCCCTGAGCCGGTCCCAGTGGCTGGAAGAATACATGTCCCGCGGTGGTTCCACCTCTAGCCAGGATGAGCCCTTTATGTGGGGCACCCGCAGCCGGCAGGATGCGTTTACGCAGGCAGGCCCCCTCACCCACCAGGACTTCGATGCGCCTGTTGGCGACAAGCAAAGCGACGACCCACCCTGGTGGGATGAGACGCTTGAAGAGGCCAAGTACCAGTTGTGGAAAACCGCCGATGAGCTGAACATCACCGACGACTGGGACCAGGGCAGTTTTAGCTGGCCGGCAGTGCGCGCCACAAAAGACTTATCACTGCGGGCCAAGCGCGGCCGGTTTCTTGCCATGGCCCGTAAAAAGATGCACCACTGGGCGGTACAGACCACTGCCGATAGGATCCTGCAGCCCTGGATTGACGAGCTAAACGAGCTAGAAGAACTGCCCACCGAGATCCTGATTGAACCCCACGGAATGCTCCATGTACTCCCGCTGCAATCCGCGCCGGTGCACTGGTACGATGGACAGCCGCAGCCCGGCCCGCTGGCCAGCCAGGTACCAACCAGGATTACCCCTGCACTCTCCCTGGCCGTACATTTGTCGGGTAAACAGCCCCAAGATACTCCCTCAGCAAAACGCTTGCTCATTGCCGGCCCACCACTGGACAGCGGCCTAGACCATGGTGAGGACGAGTGTACCATGCTCAGCGCCCTGGTACCGGAGGCCATCCTGCTGCAAGGCCGACAGATGAGGCTCCCGGGGCTGCGGCGGCAGCTTCAAGACCAAACTATCAGCGTGCTGCACCTGGTTACCCATGGGGTCTACGACGGCAGCGACCCGGCAGCCTCCTACATCCAGCTGGACGGGCAGACCCTCTCCGCCCGGCAGCTGCTCGATGGGGAACTTGACCTGACAGGGGTCGACCTGGTTTACCTGAGCAGCTGTGAGGGGACCTACGGGGAGGGGGACCTGAACGATGAAGTCATGGGACTGGTCTATGGGCTGCTGGCCGCCGGAGCGCGCTGCGTGATTGGCTACCTGTGGCCCATTGATGACAACCGGAGCCGGGCCATAGCTGAACAGTTTTACCGCAGGTGGCTCACCCGGCCCCAAAGCGCCGGACAGGCGTATGGGCAGACACTCCAATGGCTGCAACAGACCCACCCGGCATGGTTTCAAGACGATGCCGCCGGCTGGATAATGCATGGGGACGCTTCAGTGGAGTATGGGAAATCGTGA
- a CDS encoding AAA family ATPase, producing MEESKRNFVKDGDKYIYVGEIETTNLPPGIYVPFVSDNGFTLEDTYLGERDRSLYRHEENTKNAKFIGYHLRNSDKFKINKAVNIQIPNKQILPLENYSPNFKAISERIEVFLKKINSDKTNNQFKEDKYLIAGEPGTGKSEFVKRECKKMVLLYDARVILIHNQDDLRAMYSAHGFSTIEKSFKDELIVYVFEEFDSLIESFGENIFKELLDSKVRNRKQITFMITNYPDKLPVAITRKGRIDYIEMIGPKSFSINFIYDLYETLIGEQLPKKHRNSDWLEEVKNRLTPAEIVNLIKESYFYNEDIDETWRRRKVKTEEEEIILKRNGVTGF from the coding sequence ATGGAAGAATCAAAAAGGAATTTTGTAAAAGACGGTGATAAATATATATACGTTGGGGAGATTGAAACCACAAATCTTCCGCCTGGCATTTACGTGCCATTTGTTTCTGACAACGGATTTACACTTGAAGACACTTACCTAGGGGAAAGGGACAGAAGCTTGTACCGACATGAAGAGAATACAAAGAACGCAAAATTCATAGGTTATCATTTGAGAAATTCGGATAAATTCAAAATCAATAAAGCTGTAAACATTCAAATACCTAATAAGCAGATTCTTCCTTTAGAAAATTATAGTCCAAATTTTAAGGCAATTTCAGAGAGGATTGAAGTTTTTCTCAAAAAAATCAATTCAGATAAGACCAATAACCAGTTCAAAGAAGATAAATATCTGATTGCAGGTGAACCTGGAACAGGCAAATCTGAGTTCGTGAAGAGAGAATGTAAAAAAATGGTCTTGCTATATGATGCTAGAGTCATTCTGATCCACAATCAAGATGACCTAAGGGCAATGTATAGCGCACATGGTTTCTCTACCATAGAAAAGAGTTTTAAAGATGAACTTATTGTTTATGTGTTTGAAGAATTTGATTCATTAATTGAAAGTTTTGGTGAAAATATATTCAAGGAATTACTGGATTCGAAGGTTCGTAATAGAAAGCAAATAACATTTATGATCACGAATTATCCGGACAAGTTACCTGTAGCTATTACTAGAAAAGGCCGGATTGATTACATTGAAATGATTGGGCCTAAAAGCTTTTCTATAAACTTTATTTATGACTTATATGAAACGTTGATTGGCGAACAACTACCTAAAAAACATAGAAATAGTGATTGGCTTGAAGAAGTAAAAAACAGGTTGACACCGGCTGAGATCGTCAATCTAATCAAAGAATCATACTTCTATAACGAAGATATTGACGAGACCTGGAGAAGAAGAAAAGTGAAAACTGAAGAAGAAGAAATCATTTTAAAACGAAATGGTGTAACAGGCTTTTAA